CCCGCCGCGCACCGCCTGAAGCGTGCGGGCGAAGACCTCGCCGGTCAGATCCTCCGCGGTGTGCACGTCCCGGCAGCAGCTCCGTGCGTAGCGCCGGACCGCCGCGGCGTGCCTGCGGTACATCTCCTCGTACGCACTGTCGTCGCCGGCCCGCAGATCGGAGAGCAACTGGGCGTCGGACGGCGGGAGTTCACCGTCCTCGGGGCCGGCGGCCGGGCCCGCGCCGCGGGAGGGCTCCCGCTGCGGCGGCACACTGTGCCCCGCGCCCTCCGGGACATCGGCGCGATCGTGCGGCCCCTTTGGCCCGCCGGCCGGGGGAGTCTCCCCCAACGGCCCGCCCTGGCCGGGGACCTGCCCGGACCGCGCCCCCTCGTGCTCGCCCGCCCCGGCCGCACCGTCGCGCCGCTCGTCCCGCCCGTCAACACCCATCGCCGAGGCTCCCGAAGCCGCTGTCCCAACGGAATACCGCGCAAGCGTGCCACACCGGGCCCCGGCGGTTGAGGCTCCTGACGGCCATCCACTCATCCGGGGTGCACACGCGGACGACCGCACGGGCGTTCACCCGTACGGGCCATGCTGCACAGACGGCCCACACCGTGCGCGGCCCTCGTACGGGCCGTGTTGTGTGCGACATCCGGACGCGCTCCCCGGCACGCGGACAGGGTGCTCCCCGGTCCGCGGACGGCACCGTCCCGCGGCCCGGCCCCGCCCCGTGGACCCGGCGCTCGGGTCCACCCGGACGGAGCCGGCCGCCGGACCTCACCGGGCCGGGCGCGAGCGCAGCCCCTCCAGCAGAATTTCCAGCAGCCGCGCGGACGCGGCCTGCTGCTGACCGGGATCGGGCAGCGTGGGCGCTCCCGTGGCGATCACTAAAAGGATGTCCGAAACCGTCACATCGGCGCGCAGCTCACCGGCCGTCTTGGCGCGCTCCACGAGCCGCCCCACGACGTCCAGCAGCGCGTCGGCTCCGGTCGCCTCCTCGGCGGAGGCCGGCGCGGCCTCCTGGGTGTCGCGCCGTTCGGCCGGCCGGAAATCGGCGGCCGCCCCGTCCGCGGCGGGTGCCGTGCGCTGCTGCGGCACCCGTGCCTCGCTCAGGCCGTCCGGCACCCGCGGCCCTTCCGCGCCGTCCGCCGTCGGCCCCGCGGACCGGTCGGCGTCCGCGTTCACCCGCAGGATGCCCGGCGGCAGCAGCCGTCCGGCACCCGAGGCGACCGACGTCCGCAGAAAGCGGGACAGCGCCGACCACGGGTCGTCCTCCTGGCCCAGTGCCGTACGCGCCTGGTCCGTCAGCCGTGAGGTCTCCTCCTCGGCTATCCGGCGGACCAGTACGTCCTTGCTCGGGAACCGGCGGTAGACCGTGCCGACCCCGACGCGGGCCCGCCGCGCCACGTCCTCCATGGGCGCGCCGTACCCCAGCTCGCCGAACACCTCGCGTGCGGCGCGCAGTACGTGCTCCAGATTGCGCTGGGCGTCCACCCGCAGTGGTGTGCTGCGGCCGCCCGTCCCCGTACCGGCACCGTTGGTCACCGCGGTGCCGTTGCTGTGGGGTCTGCTGTTCTCGCTACTGCTCCCGGCGCCGTCGTGGGCATGTGCCACAGCGACAGTGGTCGGCCATTGAGAGCCCTGAATGTGCATAGTGATCCCCCGGTAATGACGTCTCCCCCCGGAGACTCCCCGCCCTGACAGTCAGGGCGTACCGACGAGAGGGTGCACCCCAACGAGATACGAACATAGTTGAGCTCGGGTCAAGAATGAAGGGGGCGTTCCGCACAATGCGCCCCCCGATCGGCCCAAGGCGTCTGATCCGCCCCGATTACGCCCCCGCTCTTCCTTCGCCGCCCGCCCCCTGACCAGCGCACCTCGCCCCGGACAGCCGGAATGCGTCGTTCCGTCCCCAGGGCCGCGCCCGGTCATACATTTCGACGGGGCTGTGGACAAAGGCGCTCCGGGGGTGCGTCATGGAACAGTGCTGTGCTTTCCCGGGGGTGCAGCTCCCGAAGCGGGCCGCGCGGCCGGCCGGCTTTCGGATCGGTGCCGCCCCGGGCCTGGTCGACACCGCGAGGAGAACCTCTGTGAAGACTGTGTCTTCGAAAGACGTGACGCGCATTCTCGTTGTCGGCGGTGGCTACGTGGGGATGTATACCGCCCTGCGATTGCAACGGAAGCTCAAGCAGGAACTCCGGCAGGGCACCGTCGAGGTCATCGTGGTCGACCCCGAGCCGTACATGACGTACCAGCCGTTCCTGCCCGAGGCCGCGGCCGGCTCGATCTCCCCGCGCCATGTCGTCGTACCGCTGCGCCGGGTGCTGCCGCAGTGCAAGGTCGTCATCGGCGAGGTCACCGACATCGACCACGACGCCCGCAGGGCGACCCTCACCACCCTGGCCGCGGAGGAGACCGGCAACGGCGCCATGGAGGTGGCGTACGACGAACTGGTCCTCGCCCCGGGCTCGGTCTCGCGCACCCTGCCCGTCCCGGGTCTGGCCGACGTCGGCATCGGCTTCAAGACGGTCGAGGAGGCCATCGGACTGCGCAACCACGTCCTCGGACAGCTCGACATCGCCTCCTCCACCCGCGATCCCGCGATCCGCGACGCCGCGCTGACCTTCGTCTTCGTCGGCGGCGGCTACGCGGGCGTGGAGGCACTGGCCGAACTGGAGGACATGGCCCGCTACGCCGTCCGCTACTACCACAACATCAAGCCCGAGGACATGAAGTGGATCCTGGTCGAGGCCACGAACCGGATCCTGCCCGAAGTGGGCCCGGACATGGGCGGCTACGCCGTACGGGAGCTGCGGGCCCGCAATATCGACGTACGGCTGGAGACCCGGCTGGAGTCCTGTGAGAAGCATGTCGCCCAGCTCAGCGACGGCTCCCGCTTCCCGACCCGGACCCTGGTGTGGACCGCGGGCGTCAAACCGCATCCCATCCTGGCCAAAACCAAACTGCCGCTGAACGGCCACGGCCGCCTCAAGTGCACCCCCGCGCTCCAGGTGGACGGTGTCGAACACGCTTGGTCCGCCGGGGACGCGGCCGCGGTCCCCGACCTGACGGCCGAGCCGCCCGCCGGGGCCGACGCGCCCCGCGTCCTGTGCGCCCCCAATGCCCAGCACGCCGTCCGCCAGTCCAAGGTCCTCGCCGAGAACATCGCGGCGGCGGTGCGCGGCGGCCCGATCGTGGACTACGCGCACACATACGCCGGTTCGGTGGCCTCGCTCGGCCTGCACAAGGGCGTCGCGCATGTCTACGGGCGCAAGCTGAAGGGCTACCCGGCGTGGTTCATGCACCGCGCCTACCACCTCAGCCGGGTGCCGACCTTCAACCGCAAGGCGCGGGTGCTCGCCGAATGGACCCTCGCCGGCCTGTTCAAACGCGAGATCGTCTCGCTCGGCTCGCTGGAGAACCCGCGCGCCGAGTTCGAACTCGCCGCGGGAACCGGACGGCACAACGAAGCCAGTTGACGCGCCGTACCCCCACGAGTGTTGAGGTGCCGTCAGCCCTGGGACGGCCGGATGTTCCGGAGCGCGGAACTCCACAGCGGCACCCCGGCGTCTGACGGATGTCCGTCCGGTCGGCCACACTGG
This genomic stretch from Streptomyces nigrescens harbors:
- a CDS encoding TetR/AcrR family transcriptional regulator translates to MHIQGSQWPTTVAVAHAHDGAGSSSENSRPHSNGTAVTNGAGTGTGGRSTPLRVDAQRNLEHVLRAAREVFGELGYGAPMEDVARRARVGVGTVYRRFPSKDVLVRRIAEEETSRLTDQARTALGQEDDPWSALSRFLRTSVASGAGRLLPPGILRVNADADRSAGPTADGAEGPRVPDGLSEARVPQQRTAPAADGAAADFRPAERRDTQEAAPASAEEATGADALLDVVGRLVERAKTAGELRADVTVSDILLVIATGAPTLPDPGQQQAASARLLEILLEGLRSRPAR
- a CDS encoding NAD(P)/FAD-dependent oxidoreductase — its product is MSSKDVTRILVVGGGYVGMYTALRLQRKLKQELRQGTVEVIVVDPEPYMTYQPFLPEAAAGSISPRHVVVPLRRVLPQCKVVIGEVTDIDHDARRATLTTLAAEETGNGAMEVAYDELVLAPGSVSRTLPVPGLADVGIGFKTVEEAIGLRNHVLGQLDIASSTRDPAIRDAALTFVFVGGGYAGVEALAELEDMARYAVRYYHNIKPEDMKWILVEATNRILPEVGPDMGGYAVRELRARNIDVRLETRLESCEKHVAQLSDGSRFPTRTLVWTAGVKPHPILAKTKLPLNGHGRLKCTPALQVDGVEHAWSAGDAAAVPDLTAEPPAGADAPRVLCAPNAQHAVRQSKVLAENIAAAVRGGPIVDYAHTYAGSVASLGLHKGVAHVYGRKLKGYPAWFMHRAYHLSRVPTFNRKARVLAEWTLAGLFKREIVSLGSLENPRAEFELAAGTGRHNEAS